From Micromonospora rhizosphaerae, the proteins below share one genomic window:
- a CDS encoding polysaccharide biosynthesis protein — MTQTRDPGTERLGTAGIAVTAAAMLTNALAYLVPVLAARELKAPELSALATALGLVAIASVPGVGLQLAVAVHHARHGRSAARRATLITAILSSGALLAATPLLTAGLHLSAEIPALLAVTTAAVVLSSRWLGELQGEQRFLRLAVGMAVLAAGRYGGVIAGLLLGAGLTGSLLAGALVAGLVPLALARLAVPPAPASAESVPAAPSLTAAQVVTGCGATLAMLVVSYADLLLARQLLPPAESGAYAVGTVLTKGALWAPQVVTVLALPRLARGDRRSRMVALAVTGGAGLLLVVASALGGGLAFRLVGGGDYVHLGAHAPVFAAVGALYALVFVLLNAQVAAGARWPAAPLWAATAGLVVVVLFLAPRSFTGLLWSALGTAVVALVGMGLASRWRREPIPAGPGPVSP; from the coding sequence ATGACGCAGACGAGGGATCCCGGCACCGAGCGGCTGGGTACCGCGGGCATTGCCGTCACGGCGGCCGCGATGCTGACCAACGCGCTGGCCTACCTCGTGCCCGTGCTGGCCGCCCGCGAGTTGAAGGCGCCCGAGCTGAGCGCGCTCGCCACCGCCCTCGGGCTGGTCGCCATCGCCAGCGTGCCCGGCGTCGGCCTGCAACTGGCGGTGGCGGTGCACCACGCCCGCCATGGACGCTCCGCTGCCCGGCGGGCGACCCTGATCACCGCGATCCTGTCCTCCGGGGCGCTCCTCGCCGCCACCCCCCTGCTCACCGCGGGCCTGCACCTTTCCGCCGAGATACCGGCCCTGCTGGCGGTCACCACCGCGGCCGTCGTGCTCTCCTCACGGTGGCTCGGGGAGTTGCAGGGGGAGCAGCGTTTCCTGCGGCTGGCGGTCGGCATGGCCGTCCTGGCCGCCGGCCGCTACGGCGGGGTGATCGCCGGCCTCCTGCTGGGTGCCGGGCTCACCGGTTCGCTGCTGGCCGGCGCACTGGTCGCCGGCCTCGTCCCGCTGGCGCTGGCCCGCCTGGCCGTTCCCCCCGCGCCGGCCTCGGCAGAGTCCGTTCCGGCGGCACCATCGCTGACCGCCGCCCAGGTGGTCACCGGTTGCGGCGCGACACTGGCGATGCTCGTCGTCTCCTATGCCGACCTGCTCCTGGCGCGGCAACTGCTGCCGCCGGCGGAGTCCGGGGCGTACGCCGTGGGCACCGTGCTCACCAAGGGAGCGCTCTGGGCACCGCAGGTGGTCACCGTGCTGGCCCTGCCCCGCCTGGCCCGCGGTGACCGCCGCAGCCGGATGGTCGCGCTCGCGGTCACCGGAGGTGCCGGGCTGCTGCTGGTGGTCGCGTCGGCGCTCGGCGGCGGGTTGGCGTTCCGCCTCGTCGGGGGCGGCGACTACGTGCACCTCGGTGCCCACGCCCCGGTCTTCGCCGCGGTCGGCGCCCTGTACGCGCTGGTCTTCGTGCTGCTCAACGCCCAGGTCGCCGCCGGTGCCCGGTGGCCTGCCGCACCGCTGTGGGCGGCGACCGCAGGGCTGGTCGTCGTCGTGTTGTTCCTCGCGCCGCGCAGTTTCACCGGTCTGCTCTGGAGTGCGCTGGGCACCGCGGTGGTCGCGCTGGTCGGCATGGGGCTGGCGAGCCGATGGCGCCGGGAGCCGATCCCCGCCGGGCCCGGACCCGTCAGCCCTTGA